Proteins from a single region of Desulfobacter postgatei 2ac9:
- a CDS encoding 6-hydroxymethylpterin diphosphokinase MptE-like protein, whose product MNQEYTDYYESNLKLLKKNQPSVWKQITEDQTEALGEISFAPNGKPNLTVTNGRGNSILLHNEGNPGKESSDFIEKIPADHKGFVAILGMGLFYSALNILKQRPHLQNLALFELETGIFIQALRYIDLSPILEDHRLILGIGAKADIAETLAAASRTLQLEDSNILHHLPSFSFNPDGYNRLKDDLFAHINSLNIGGTTTRLLGKDFLTNRFKHICTIHHHLLLEHIQNKFDGVPAILVAGGPSLDKNIHLLKQAQEKAVIIAVDTVLPALLKNGVHPHFLTCIDPNNLTFEKFADVIPQVKDIALICSSWVNPKTPKVFPAEQIFWTFTGKPIEAWLNSLLGGELLTGGASTVAHLNLIAAHMLGCDPIIFIGQDLAYPGSASASHAKGTVLQGAAPTKIITNHVQGETVTGINGEILQTNRSFLSMKEFFESAIAKSDKTHINATEGGANIEGTKILTLQEAMDNHCNRLISTTQRLKEFYSASIPIASDKMLVEFNRILSKTKKLQKFIKSSDEIARSLLKELTQAKRNSKFLKSFDMLTLPQKKRINKIDKFHKDLDDTLEVWKILEEITMEGLKESQRQKQDISILENDPDRYIEWLIKNLNRLLGINKIRKETLTVLSDNLNMVASFHQKESNYLEKINKGSQTEQNKLKLAGLYINSKNYYLATYLLEDLCKVMPESGEVHFYLGCSVAQSNMLEKADHYFQTAIECDPKLSCQIDAYLHEMGDDFLKFARYFKTQPGRELSVKYMVQKGLRYHPDNSELQKELETILRQDLKQIKSDVDTDNYQNSAELINEWYRNAMDQKNLCDTLPSDLASNIFLYKGKLCLSQKEYQNAIESLKSAMEYSPDNHEIHSATIDTLFIIGDFNGAIKALNKAIKLDTKFAAYWETIGDSLRDSGQNEDAIIAYENCFLHLPDNINLLKKMGDCYMATDQLEAARAAYQQLKLKIEASN is encoded by the coding sequence ATGAATCAGGAATATACCGACTACTACGAGTCAAACCTTAAATTACTAAAAAAGAATCAGCCGTCAGTATGGAAACAAATTACAGAAGATCAAACAGAAGCTCTCGGTGAAATTTCTTTTGCTCCTAACGGCAAACCCAATCTTACAGTCACCAATGGCCGGGGAAATTCAATTCTTCTTCACAATGAAGGGAATCCGGGAAAGGAAAGTTCAGATTTTATCGAAAAAATTCCTGCAGACCATAAAGGGTTTGTCGCCATCCTCGGCATGGGTCTTTTTTACTCGGCTCTCAACATATTAAAACAACGACCTCATCTTCAAAATCTGGCACTTTTTGAACTGGAGACCGGAATTTTCATCCAGGCACTTCGATATATTGATCTTTCTCCCATACTGGAAGACCATCGGCTTATTTTGGGCATCGGAGCAAAAGCGGATATTGCTGAAACACTGGCTGCAGCGTCCAGAACCTTGCAGCTTGAAGATTCAAACATATTACATCATCTGCCTTCGTTCAGCTTTAACCCGGACGGATATAACCGGCTTAAGGATGATCTTTTTGCCCATATCAACAGTCTTAACATTGGCGGAACAACCACAAGACTACTGGGTAAAGATTTTCTAACCAACCGCTTCAAGCATATCTGCACCATACATCATCATCTGCTATTGGAACATATACAAAATAAATTTGATGGCGTTCCTGCCATTCTGGTTGCTGGGGGACCGTCTTTAGATAAAAATATCCATCTGCTTAAACAGGCCCAGGAGAAAGCGGTCATTATTGCCGTTGATACGGTTTTACCTGCTCTGTTGAAAAACGGTGTACATCCCCACTTTCTCACTTGTATTGACCCGAACAACCTTACGTTTGAAAAATTTGCCGATGTAATACCACAGGTTAAAGATATTGCCCTGATCTGCTCATCCTGGGTAAACCCCAAAACCCCTAAAGTATTTCCGGCCGAACAGATCTTCTGGACATTTACGGGCAAGCCGATCGAAGCGTGGCTCAATTCACTGCTTGGCGGAGAACTCCTGACCGGCGGTGCCAGCACTGTAGCGCACTTAAACCTTATTGCCGCACACATGCTGGGGTGTGATCCAATCATCTTTATTGGTCAGGATCTTGCTTATCCCGGTTCTGCTTCTGCTTCCCACGCAAAGGGAACCGTCCTTCAGGGGGCTGCCCCGACAAAGATAATAACAAATCATGTCCAGGGAGAAACTGTTACCGGTATCAACGGAGAAATTTTACAAACAAACCGTTCATTTTTAAGCATGAAAGAATTTTTTGAATCTGCCATTGCCAAATCCGATAAAACCCACATAAATGCAACGGAAGGGGGTGCAAACATTGAAGGTACCAAAATTCTGACACTACAGGAAGCCATGGATAACCATTGCAACAGACTTATCAGTACAACCCAACGCCTCAAAGAGTTTTATTCAGCTTCAATACCAATCGCCTCTGACAAAATGCTTGTTGAGTTCAACAGAATACTCAGCAAAACAAAAAAATTACAAAAATTCATTAAATCTTCGGATGAAATCGCAAGGTCTTTATTAAAAGAACTTACACAAGCGAAAAGAAATAGCAAGTTTCTTAAATCTTTTGATATGCTTACCCTGCCACAAAAAAAACGAATAAATAAAATTGATAAATTTCATAAAGACCTGGATGATACCCTGGAAGTCTGGAAAATCTTAGAAGAGATAACCATGGAAGGATTAAAAGAAAGTCAACGCCAAAAACAGGATATCTCAATACTCGAAAATGATCCCGACAGATATATTGAATGGCTGATAAAAAATTTAAACAGGTTGCTCGGCATCAATAAAATCCGAAAAGAGACTCTGACAGTCCTCTCAGACAATTTAAACATGGTCGCATCATTTCACCAAAAAGAAAGCAACTATCTGGAAAAAATCAATAAAGGCTCCCAAACCGAACAAAACAAACTTAAACTTGCCGGTCTCTATATCAACTCAAAAAATTATTATCTGGCCACCTATCTGCTGGAAGACCTTTGCAAGGTAATGCCTGAATCCGGTGAGGTTCATTTTTATCTTGGCTGTTCAGTTGCTCAGTCTAATATGCTTGAAAAAGCAGATCATTATTTTCAAACAGCAATAGAATGCGATCCAAAGCTCAGCTGTCAGATTGACGCATACTTACACGAGATGGGGGATGATTTCCTGAAGTTTGCCCGGTATTTTAAAACCCAGCCGGGACGTGAATTAAGCGTTAAATACATGGTACAAAAAGGACTCAGGTATCATCCAGACAACAGCGAACTTCAAAAAGAACTGGAAACCATCCTAAGACAGGACTTGAAACAAATAAAATCAGATGTTGATACCGATAATTATCAGAATTCAGCTGAATTAATAAACGAATGGTACCGGAATGCAATGGATCAGAAAAATTTGTGTGACACTCTTCCGTCAGATCTGGCAAGCAATATTTTTCTATACAAAGGCAAACTGTGCTTGTCGCAAAAAGAGTATCAAAACGCCATTGAAAGCCTTAAATCAGCCATGGAATACTCACCCGATAACCATGAGATTCATTCTGCCACCATTGACACCCTGTTTATCATTGGTGATTTTAATGGCGCCATCAAGGCATTGAACAAAGCAATCAAACTGGATACTAAATTTGCAGCTTACTGGGAAACCATAGGGGACAGCCTCCGAGACAGTGGCCAAAATGAAGATGCAATCATCGCCTATGAAAACTGTTTTCTGCATCTGCCCGACAACATAAATCTACTCAAAAAAATGGGCGACTGTTACATGGCCACAGACCAGTTGGAGGCAGCCAGAGCCGCCTATCAACAGTTAAAATTAAAAATTGAAGCTTCAAATTAA
- a CDS encoding GNAT family N-acetyltransferase, which yields MHSKIQYSQVDASFTDKLTSFFESIHSNGWDKYFHPHPFNKKKAHEICHYNGGDLYFIQTMEKKICGYGMLRGWDEGYKIPSLGIIIHPDYRRKGLGEKFMVFLHERARKKGAKKIKLKVYPQNSRAIHLYRKLNYSFLGKEKGQLLAFVEL from the coding sequence GTGCATAGTAAAATCCAATATTCTCAGGTTGATGCCTCTTTCACAGATAAACTGACCTCATTTTTTGAAAGTATTCATAGCAACGGCTGGGATAAATATTTTCATCCCCATCCGTTTAATAAAAAAAAAGCGCATGAGATTTGTCATTACAACGGCGGGGATCTTTATTTCATCCAAACAATGGAAAAAAAGATTTGCGGTTACGGAATGCTCAGGGGGTGGGATGAAGGATACAAAATCCCCAGTCTGGGGATTATTATTCATCCGGATTACAGGCGTAAAGGATTGGGGGAAAAGTTCATGGTGTTCCTCCATGAACGGGCTAGAAAAAAAGGTGCGAAAAAAATAAAATTGAAAGTATACCCTCAAAATTCAAGAGCAATTCATTTATATAGAAAATTAAATTATTCTTTTTTGGGAAAAGAAAAAGGGCAGTTGTTGGCTTTTGTGGAATTGTAG
- a CDS encoding TIM barrel protein — MIYISSACSKQILIGPAVKELVDQGFRNIELTGGTEYYDGCESELLELKKGYNLNFLVHNYFPPPKDPFILNLASLNTDIYEASLNHLKKALRMTRLFGGKQFGFHAGFFIDRPVDEIGRKFGKSNLYDKEKALENFIDAFHILKNEFHDINLYIENNCYSESNYMVYGNNAPFMLLTFHDFTELRKRIDFTLLMDIGHLMVSANTFHLDFKKEFQDMFEASDYIHISNNDRRHDQNIGLTDQSKLFRILNNYQWKNKTVTLEIYDGFKALNNTYEIVSALKWENE, encoded by the coding sequence ATGATTTATATATCTTCAGCATGCTCTAAACAAATATTGATTGGTCCGGCGGTAAAAGAACTGGTTGATCAGGGGTTTAGAAATATTGAATTGACCGGTGGGACTGAATATTATGATGGCTGTGAATCGGAGCTTCTTGAACTTAAAAAAGGCTATAATCTTAACTTTTTAGTTCATAATTATTTCCCACCGCCGAAAGATCCTTTTATCTTGAATTTAGCCTCGCTTAACACGGATATTTATGAAGCAAGTTTAAATCATCTGAAAAAAGCTCTCAGGATGACCCGGTTGTTTGGAGGGAAACAATTTGGATTCCATGCCGGTTTTTTTATAGATCGCCCTGTTGATGAAATCGGCAGAAAATTCGGTAAATCGAATTTATATGATAAGGAAAAAGCATTAGAAAATTTTATAGATGCTTTTCATATTCTTAAAAATGAATTCCATGACATAAATTTGTATATTGAAAATAATTGTTATTCTGAATCAAATTATATGGTTTATGGAAATAATGCCCCGTTCATGCTTTTAACATTTCATGATTTTACTGAGCTGCGAAAAAGAATAGACTTCACTTTGCTTATGGATATAGGCCATTTGATGGTAAGTGCCAATACATTTCATCTTGATTTCAAGAAAGAATTTCAGGATATGTTTGAAGCTTCCGATTATATTCATATCAGTAACAATGACCGAAGACATGATCAAAATATCGGCCTGACGGATCAAAGTAAGTTGTTTAGAATTTTAAATAATTATCAATGGAAAAATAAAACGGTTACTCTGGAAATTTATGACGGCTTTAAGGCTTTAAACAATACCTATGAAATTGTATCCGCACTTAAATGGGAAAACGAGTGA
- a CDS encoding GDP-mannose 4,6-dehydratase, which produces MGKRVSIDPYFYQPTEVDLLLSDPSFAKKKFNWSLNVGFKQLVGIMMEFDLEKVSLCKIILLI; this is translated from the coding sequence ATGGGAAAACGAGTGAGTATTGACCCATATTTTTACCAGCCCACTGAGGTAGACCTTCTTTTAAGTGATCCGTCCTTTGCAAAAAAAAAATTCAATTGGTCTTTGAATGTAGGATTTAAACAATTGGTTGGAATTATGATGGAATTTGATCTGGAAAAGGTTTCATTATGCAAAATCATTTTACTTATCTAA
- a CDS encoding aminotransferase class I/II-fold pyridoxal phosphate-dependent enzyme has protein sequence MQNHFTYLKERIEDISAGEDKSIREVLKQIDKGALGIALLVEPDTGIFKSILTDGDVRRALIRGVDLDSAVSNVTRPKSITASIETPPEKLSKLFGEAVRIIPLLDSNNRVVDLALFDTRIYLPVSEPNLGDKELKYVSECILTGWVSSAGKYVTRFEQMFAEFCGTEFGISSSSGTTALHLSLLALGIGPGDEVIVPSFTFISTANAVVYTGATPVFVDSESTTWNIDPQKIEQAITSRTKAIIPVHIYGHPAEMFPILEIADKYNLAVIEDAAEAHGALYEGRKTGSLGDMGIFSFYGNKIITTGEGGMVVTDNKELADKIRILRDHGMDPQKRYHHSVLGYNYRMTNIQAALGVGQMERIDQIIEQKCTNAFFYTEELKNIPGLTLPPNAKWARNIYWLYSILVDEKEFGISAVELGERLKIKSIETRPLFPPIHQQPIYDTKQILPVCEKISKSGLSLPSSANIRKNEIHRIAWEIKKIQKSIANDRCDTLL, from the coding sequence ATGCAAAATCATTTTACTTATCTAAAAGAACGGATTGAAGATATCAGTGCTGGAGAAGACAAATCAATACGTGAGGTGTTAAAACAAATTGATAAAGGGGCACTTGGCATTGCCCTGCTTGTGGAACCGGATACCGGTATTTTCAAAAGTATTCTAACGGATGGAGATGTGAGAAGAGCATTAATTCGGGGAGTGGATCTTGATTCTGCCGTGTCAAATGTTACGCGTCCTAAATCCATAACAGCTTCGATTGAGACACCGCCTGAAAAACTTTCCAAACTGTTTGGAGAAGCTGTACGCATTATTCCCTTGCTTGATTCTAACAACAGGGTGGTCGATTTAGCACTTTTTGACACCCGGATTTATCTGCCGGTATCAGAGCCGAATTTGGGTGATAAAGAATTAAAATATGTCAGTGAGTGTATCCTTACAGGGTGGGTATCTTCCGCAGGAAAATATGTAACCCGTTTTGAACAAATGTTTGCTGAATTCTGCGGAACAGAATTCGGCATATCGTCAAGCAGTGGAACCACCGCCTTGCATCTTTCTTTGCTTGCACTGGGCATCGGGCCGGGGGATGAGGTTATCGTACCTTCTTTTACGTTTATTTCAACCGCTAATGCTGTAGTTTATACAGGTGCGACCCCTGTTTTTGTTGATAGCGAGTCGACTACATGGAATATTGACCCCCAAAAGATAGAACAAGCCATTACAAGCAGAACAAAAGCCATCATACCCGTTCACATTTATGGACATCCAGCGGAAATGTTTCCTATCCTTGAAATTGCCGATAAGTACAATCTTGCAGTTATCGAAGATGCGGCAGAGGCCCATGGCGCTCTATATGAAGGCAGGAAGACAGGATCATTAGGGGATATGGGAATTTTCAGCTTTTATGGAAACAAAATAATAACCACCGGTGAAGGCGGAATGGTGGTGACTGATAATAAAGAGCTGGCTGACAAGATTCGTATTCTAAGAGATCATGGCATGGACCCGCAAAAAAGATACCACCATTCAGTTCTTGGTTATAATTATCGTATGACTAATATCCAGGCGGCTTTGGGAGTCGGTCAAATGGAGCGTATTGATCAGATCATAGAACAAAAATGCACCAATGCTTTCTTTTATACTGAGGAACTTAAAAATATACCAGGCTTAACCCTTCCGCCGAATGCGAAATGGGCTAGAAATATTTACTGGCTTTATTCCATATTGGTTGATGAGAAAGAATTCGGGATATCTGCGGTTGAATTGGGGGAAAGATTAAAAATAAAATCCATAGAAACGCGGCCATTATTCCCCCCTATTCATCAGCAGCCTATTTATGATACAAAACAGATATTGCCTGTTTGTGAAAAAATATCAAAATCCGGGCTGAGTCTGCCTTCTTCAGCTAATATCAGGAAAAATGAGATTCACAGGATTGCCTGGGAGATAAAAAAAATTCAAAAGTCCATAGCTAATGATAGATGTGATACATTATTGTAG
- the tnpC gene encoding IS66 family transposase, with amino-acid sequence MHQIDGQTIDLQADSQPYISIPESEYLELRNQVGYWKAMHQKALLREEGLKQEIKEKDGQIRDLKNRLFGKKTEKRPSKTEKANPKSNENKRPPGQQPGSEGHGLTERPDLPVVYEQACFPQNPVCPCCGLPYTLDGSSGPETQIIEVDVKAYTRRIVRQTGTKICSCKGVPQTITAPMPPKLMPKSPYGISIWADVLLNKFRYCQPTNRLLNHYEELGLPISAGTISGGLNNLKELFEPICNRLYLQQMTEDRFHQDESSWKVFEEIEGKIGNKWWLWVSRSESVVYFLIAPGRGADIPISYFKNTRKGKIIVVCDRYSAYKSLANKMPFIILAFCWAHVRRDFLDAARKYPELEEWAFCWIEKIAQLYHINNLRCAAFDKALPVQWQSESFKKRHESVINKMNEMTQDRDAFIESHNPDDPNSTLLSNAKYKILKSLKNHWDGLSVFVEHPEVPMDNNKGENAIRNPVTGRRNFYGSASVWSAQLAAMMFSLFKTLELWGLNCHHWLNSYLNACALNHGKAPEQLSRFLPWEMDKARLEKLSKPIDTS; translated from the coding sequence ATGCATCAAATTGATGGTCAGACTATTGATCTGCAGGCTGATTCACAGCCATATATTTCAATCCCAGAGAGCGAATATCTGGAATTAAGAAACCAGGTGGGGTATTGGAAAGCCATGCACCAAAAAGCTCTTTTGCGGGAAGAAGGGCTCAAGCAAGAAATAAAAGAAAAAGATGGCCAAATCCGGGATCTGAAAAACCGATTATTTGGGAAAAAAACCGAAAAGAGACCTTCAAAAACAGAAAAAGCCAATCCAAAATCAAATGAAAACAAAAGGCCTCCTGGTCAACAACCTGGAAGTGAAGGTCACGGCCTGACAGAGCGTCCTGATCTTCCTGTAGTATACGAACAAGCTTGTTTTCCGCAAAATCCAGTATGCCCTTGTTGCGGGTTGCCCTATACACTTGATGGGAGTTCAGGACCTGAAACCCAAATTATTGAGGTTGACGTCAAAGCCTACACAAGGAGAATTGTCCGTCAGACAGGAACAAAAATATGCTCGTGCAAAGGGGTGCCTCAAACGATTACTGCGCCAATGCCTCCAAAGCTGATGCCCAAAAGCCCATACGGAATTTCAATCTGGGCAGACGTTTTGTTGAACAAATTTCGTTATTGCCAGCCGACCAATCGTCTTTTAAATCATTATGAGGAGCTTGGTTTACCCATTTCAGCCGGTACAATTTCAGGCGGCTTGAACAATCTCAAAGAATTATTTGAACCCATCTGCAACAGGCTTTACCTTCAACAAATGACCGAAGACAGATTCCATCAAGATGAAAGCAGCTGGAAGGTTTTTGAAGAAATTGAAGGTAAAATCGGAAATAAATGGTGGTTATGGGTCAGTCGTTCTGAATCCGTTGTCTATTTCCTGATTGCGCCGGGACGAGGTGCAGATATTCCGATATCATATTTTAAAAATACCCGGAAAGGTAAAATCATTGTTGTCTGCGACCGATACAGCGCCTATAAATCACTGGCTAACAAAATGCCTTTCATTATTCTGGCCTTTTGTTGGGCACACGTCCGCCGTGATTTCCTGGATGCAGCCAGGAAGTATCCGGAATTGGAAGAATGGGCGTTTTGCTGGATTGAGAAAATCGCACAGCTGTATCATATAAACAACCTTCGTTGTGCAGCCTTTGATAAAGCATTACCTGTGCAATGGCAGTCGGAATCATTCAAAAAGCGACATGAATCTGTGATTAACAAGATGAATGAAATGACGCAGGACCGAGATGCATTTATAGAATCACACAATCCCGATGACCCTAATTCCACCCTGTTATCCAATGCTAAATACAAAATTTTGAAAAGCCTGAAAAACCATTGGGACGGATTGAGTGTGTTTGTTGAACACCCGGAAGTCCCCATGGATAATAATAAAGGTGAAAATGCCATTCGGAATCCAGTAACAGGTCGTAGAAATTTTTATGGTTCAGCAAGTGTATGGAGCGCTCAACTGGCAGCAATGATGTTTTCACTTTTTAAAACCTTGGAGTTGTGGGGACTGAACTGTCACCACTGGTTAAATTCGTACCTTAATGCCTGCGCTCTAAACCATGGGAAAGCGCCTGAACAATTATCACGGTTTCTTCCCTGGGAAATGGATAAGGCCCGCCTGGAGAAATTGTCAAAACCGATAGATACCTCATGA
- a CDS encoding acylneuraminate cytidylyltransferase family protein, with the protein MAGIMKGNKKILAIIPARGGSKGVPRKNIKMLAGKPLLAWTIETALSVQCLDRVILSTDDRQISEIGKQYGADVPFLRPENIAADDTLDMPVYEHALAWLKDNENFCPDIIVWLRPTAPLRIAQDINQALDILIKKKPDWVRSVCEVDHHPYWMYKLNDGRMEAFVAGIQIEHYMRRQLLPPAYRLNGAVEVTWRSTILEKKLLYSGVIEAYIMPPDRSIDIDSEMDFRLAETYMKLKENE; encoded by the coding sequence ATGGCAGGAATAATGAAGGGTAATAAAAAAATTCTGGCGATAATACCTGCACGGGGCGGGTCAAAAGGCGTTCCAAGAAAAAACATCAAAATGCTTGCCGGAAAGCCTCTCTTAGCTTGGACCATTGAAACGGCATTGTCGGTGCAATGTCTTGACAGGGTTATTCTTTCCACGGATGATAGGCAAATCTCTGAAATAGGCAAACAATACGGGGCTGATGTCCCTTTTTTAAGGCCTGAAAATATTGCTGCAGATGATACCCTGGATATGCCGGTGTATGAACATGCGTTAGCCTGGTTGAAAGACAATGAAAATTTTTGCCCGGATATAATTGTGTGGCTTAGGCCTACGGCACCATTAAGAATTGCTCAGGATATTAACCAAGCACTGGATATTTTGATCAAAAAAAAACCGGACTGGGTCCGTTCTGTTTGTGAGGTAGATCACCACCCTTATTGGATGTATAAACTCAATGACGGAAGGATGGAAGCCTTTGTTGCTGGAATACAAATCGAACATTACATGAGACGGCAATTACTTCCCCCGGCATACAGGCTTAATGGAGCAGTAGAGGTTACCTGGAGATCCACTATTCTTGAAAAAAAACTTTTATATTCCGGTGTGATTGAAGCATATATAATGCCCCCAGACAGAAGTATTGATATTGACAGTGAAATGGATTTCAGATTGGCGGAAACCTATATGAAATTGAAAGAAAATGAATAA
- the neuB gene encoding N-acetylneuraminate synthase: MNNFVRIKDFKIGKKHPCFIIAEAGVNHNGNIDIAHKLIESAKAAGADAVKFQCFKAESLVTRNSEKADYQLKTTSGDDSQFSMLKQLELSDREQAQLKKHCEDEGILYLCTPYEQNSADLLETIGVDAYKIASTDTSNIPFLRYLAKKNIPVILSTGMSNLGDVEESVDELKKNGLDGKIIILQCTSEYPAPLEDINLRAMKTMEIAFGCPVGFSDHTSGIGASPWAVAAGACVIEKHFTLDRCMEGPDHNASLEPQEIGQMVRTIRNVELALGDGIKRIMPSERKNKSKMQKSLVATRDISAGRMIKPEDVTCKRPGTGLPPNWFDKVIGKQVVKTIKKDDVLTLDAIAWKSE; encoded by the coding sequence ATGAATAATTTTGTCAGAATTAAAGATTTTAAAATCGGAAAAAAACACCCGTGTTTTATCATTGCTGAAGCCGGGGTTAATCATAACGGGAATATCGATATTGCCCACAAGTTGATTGAATCAGCAAAGGCTGCCGGTGCTGATGCCGTTAAATTTCAATGTTTTAAAGCAGAGTCGCTTGTAACTCGGAATAGCGAAAAGGCTGATTATCAGCTTAAAACAACCTCTGGTGACGATTCTCAATTTTCCATGCTTAAACAGCTTGAGTTATCGGACCGGGAACAGGCGCAATTAAAAAAACATTGTGAAGATGAAGGAATATTGTATCTTTGTACACCATACGAGCAAAATAGTGCTGATCTGCTTGAAACTATCGGCGTGGATGCATATAAAATTGCATCCACGGATACCTCAAATATCCCGTTTCTTCGCTATCTGGCCAAAAAAAATATTCCGGTAATTTTATCGACGGGGATGTCGAACCTTGGAGATGTGGAAGAGTCTGTCGATGAACTGAAAAAAAATGGACTTGACGGAAAGATTATCATTCTACAATGTACCTCTGAATATCCTGCCCCGTTGGAGGATATTAACCTTCGAGCAATGAAAACAATGGAAATTGCATTTGGCTGTCCCGTTGGATTTTCAGATCATACGTCTGGGATTGGTGCAAGTCCCTGGGCTGTTGCAGCCGGTGCCTGTGTGATTGAGAAACATTTTACCCTTGACAGGTGTATGGAAGGTCCAGATCATAATGCGTCTCTTGAACCGCAAGAGATCGGTCAGATGGTCAGGACGATTCGAAATGTGGAATTGGCCCTTGGTGATGGTATCAAGAGAATCATGCCAAGTGAGCGTAAAAATAAATCAAAAATGCAAAAAAGCTTGGTTGCAACCCGTGACATATCTGCTGGCCGGATGATTAAACCGGAGGATGTAACCTGCAAACGACCGGGTACGGGTTTGCCGCCCAACTGGTTTGATAAGGTGATCGGAAAACAGGTGGTGAAGACGATTAAAAAAGATGATGTTTTAACGCTTGACGCAATAGCCTGGAAGTCGGAATAG
- a CDS encoding class I SAM-dependent methyltransferase: protein MKDASKRWEQLEDFFIQDGRILEIGSSTGAFLEKCSQKCECVCVEPDSTNRAFVSRFSVDQYEYLEDIPDGEKFDLICLFHVFEHIRDPFDFLKKCKPLLNTGGSIIIEVPHIEDPLLSIYDLDAYKDFYFQPMHHYIYSANGLRCVFESEGFYEKKIMFYQRYGLDNHLAWLKKGKPGGDLKFKKLFGSCNEYCRVLERAQKTDTIIYIAGKNGRNNEG from the coding sequence ATGAAGGATGCCTCAAAACGGTGGGAACAGCTGGAGGATTTTTTCATACAGGATGGAAGAATCCTTGAAATAGGAAGCTCAACCGGCGCATTCCTTGAAAAATGTTCCCAAAAGTGTGAGTGTGTTTGCGTTGAACCCGATTCCACGAACAGGGCGTTTGTTTCACGTTTTAGTGTGGATCAATATGAATATTTGGAAGATATTCCTGATGGGGAAAAATTTGATCTTATCTGTTTGTTTCATGTGTTTGAGCATATAAGGGATCCGTTCGACTTTTTAAAGAAATGCAAGCCGTTATTAAATACAGGTGGCAGCATTATCATAGAAGTGCCGCATATTGAAGATCCTTTGCTATCAATTTATGATTTGGATGCCTATAAAGATTTTTATTTTCAACCCATGCATCATTATATTTATTCTGCAAATGGATTAAGATGCGTGTTTGAATCAGAGGGCTTTTATGAAAAAAAGATTATGTTTTATCAGCGATATGGTCTTGATAATCACTTGGCCTGGCTGAAAAAAGGAAAACCGGGTGGAGATTTAAAGTTTAAAAAGCTGTTTGGAAGTTGCAATGAATACTGCCGGGTATTGGAAAGGGCTCAAAAAACAGATACGATAATTTATATCGCAGGAAAAAATGGCAGGAATAATGAAGGGTAA